In one Culex quinquefasciatus strain JHB chromosome 2, VPISU_Cqui_1.0_pri_paternal, whole genome shotgun sequence genomic region, the following are encoded:
- the LOC6051456 gene encoding cryptochrome-2 produces the protein MSTKQTAVHWFRKGLRVHDNPALAAAVDRVRGQPSKLVLRPVFILDPGIIRWLRVGPNRWRFLQQTLADLDASLRKLNSRLYVVRGNPVEMFPELFREWNVTLLTFEHDIEPYSVKRDATVRELARQAKVEVQVEKSLTIYDPDEILKKNGGKIPLTYQKYGSLASMCKTPGPIGVPDKVPAESVPEKDKRERKDGKCYDPPTLDELKVRQEDLSECKFPGGETEALRRLQDYMRRKSWVCAFEKPNTSPNSLEPSTTVLSPYVKFGCLSARLFMAELKKVLAGQKHSQPPVSLVGQLMWREFYYCAAAAEPNFDKMVGNSVCLQVPWETNPEHLAAWTHGRTGYPFIDAIMRQLRQEGWIHHLARHAVACFLTRGDLWISWEEGQRVFEELLLDADWALNAGNWMWLSASAFFHQFFRVYSPVAFGKKTDPEGKYIKKYVPELAKFPSGIIYEPWKANLETQKKLGCIIGKDYPHRIVIHEEISKKNISRMSEAYRKNKALKEGGAATTKEVDSKSDAGMEPTPSGKKRKASSSSSTPKKPSPKKSKLQSKMEKFLKKK, from the exons ATGTCCACGAAGCAAACCGCCGTCCACTGGTTCCGGAAGGGGCTGCGGGTGCACGACAACCCGGCGCTGGCCGCCGCCGTCGACCGGGTTCGCGGGCAACCGTCCAAGCTGGTCCTGCGGCCGGTGTTCATCCTCGATCCGGGCATAATCCGTTGGCTGCGCGTCGGCCCGAACCGGTGGCGCTTCCTGCAGCAAACGCTGGCCGATTTGGACGCCAGCTTGCGCAAGCTGAACAGCAG ATTGTACGTGGTGCGTGGTAATCCAGTCGAGATGTTTCCGGAACTGTTCCGGGAGTGGAACGTGACGCTGCTGACATTTGAGCACGATATCGAGCCGTACTCGGTGAAGCGGGATGCAACTGTGAGGGAGTTGGCCCGGCAAGCCAAGGTCGAAGTTCAGGTCGAGAAGTCGCTCACGATTTACGATCCGGACGAGATTCTGAAAAAGAACGGCGGGAAGATTCCGTTGACGTATCAAAAGTATGGCAGTTTAGCCTCGATGTGTAAGACGCCTGGGCCGATCGGGGTCCCGGACAAGGTTCCtgcggaatcggttccagagaaGGATAAAAGAGAGCGGAAAGATGGCAAATGTTACGATCCTCCGACGCTGGACGAATTGAAGGTTCGGCAGGAAGATTTGAGCGAGTGTAAGTTTCCCGGGGGTGAAACGGAAGCCCTGCGTCGACTGCAAGACTACATGCGCCGGAAGTCGTGGGTTTGTGCCTTCGAAAAGCCCAACACTTCACCAAACTCGCTGGAACCGAGCACGACCGTGTTGAGTCCGTACGTGAAGTTTGGCTGTCTCAGTGCCCGGCTGTTTATGGCCGAGCTGAAGAAGGTCCTCGCCGGTCAGAAGCACTCCCAGCCGCCGGTCTCCCTCGTGGGTCAGCTCATGTGGCGCGAATTTTACTACTGCGCTGCCGCGGCCGAGCCCAACTTTGACAAAATGGTCGGCAACAGCGTGTGTCTGCAGGTTCCGTGGGAAACCAACCCGGAACATTTGGCGGCGTGGACGCACGGCCGGACCGGCTATCCCTTCATCGACGCCATCATGCGGCAACTCCGCCAAGAAGGGTGGATCCACCATTTGGCGCGCCATGCCGTGGCCTGCTTTCTCACCCGGGGTGACCTTTGGATCTCCTGGGAGGAAGGCCAACGTGTCTTCGAGGAACTCCTTCTAGACGCCGACTGGGCACTGAACGCAGGGAACTGGATGTGGCTTTCCGCGTCCGCCTTTTTCCACCAGTTCTTCCGCGTCTACAGCCCCGTCGCATTCGGCAAGAAAACCGACCCCGAAGGCAAATACATCAAAAAGTACGTCCCCGAACTGGCAAAATTCCCCTCCGGCATCATCTACGAACCGTGGAAGGCCAACCTGGAAACGCAAAAGAAGCTCGGCTGCATCATCGGCAAGGATTACCCGCATCGAATCGTAATCCACGAAGAAATCTCCAAGAAAAACATCTCCCGGATGTCCGAAGCGTACCGCAAGAACAAAGCCTTGAAGGAGGGAGGGGCGGCGACGACGAAGGAGGTGGACAGCAAATCGGATGCCGGCATGGAACCGACTCCGAGCGGGAAGAAGCGAaaggccagcagcagcagttcgaCGCCGAAGAAGCCCAGCCCCAAGAAGAGTAAGCTGCAGAGCAAGATggagaagtttttgaagaagaaGTGA
- the LOC6051457 gene encoding serine/threonine-protein phosphatase 2A activator isoform X2 codes for MASAEGPKKYAFRVPEKQVKTVMDMVRWEKSEAYYDLLGFISSMCVALQGTRQTQQVELSPVLQKVSDALKRFEQLAIETPPVDQPARFGNQAYRTWFQKMQDESLALIEGALPEGLKDAAPEVNVYLVESFGNATRIDYGTGHEMSFVMFLMCLFKIGAIERKEEVAVGLRIFNQYLNFVRKLQVTYRMEPAGSHGVWSLDDFQFVPFIWGSAQLAVNSPIEPAQFVEDKIIDERRKEFMFVSCIDYIRQVKTGHFAEHSNQLWSISAVPSWSKICTGLIKMYQKEVLSKFPVIQHVFFGSILTLEFVKPGTALPNPRLGMIPRAPMAAPPAPPKFAPEEPK; via the exons ATGGCTTCAGCAG AGGGCCCCAAAAAGTACGCGTTCCGAGTTCCGGAGAAGCAAGTCAAAACCGTAATGGACATGGTCCGTTGGGAGAAATCGGAAGCTTACTACGATCTGCTCGGATTCATCAGTAGCATGTGCGTGGCCCTGCAGGGCACCCGACAGACCCAACAGGTGGAACTCAGTCCGGTGCTGCAAAAGGTGAGCGACGCGCTCAAACGGTTCGAGCAGCTCGCCATCGAAACTCCGCCGGTGGATCAACCGGCCCGGTTCGGCAACCAGGCGTACCGGACGTGGTTCCAGAAGATGCAGGACGAGAGCTTGGCGTTGATCGAGGGAGCTTTGCCTGAAGGACTGAAAGATGCCGCACCGGAGGTTAATGTTTACTTGGTGGAATCGTTTGGCAATGCAACCAGGATTGATTATGGAACCGGTCACGAGATGTCCTTTGTGATGTTTCTGATGTGTCTGTTCAAGATCGGTGCCATCGAGCGGAAGGAGGAAGTGGCCGTGGGATTGCGAATCTTCAATCAGTATTTGAATTTTGTCCGGAAGCTGCAGGTCACGTACCGGATGGAACCGGCGGGGAGTCACGGCGTGTGGAGTTTGGACGATTTTCAGTTTGTTCCGTTCATTTGGGGCAGTGCCCAGCTGGCGGTCAACAGTCCGATCGAGCCGGCCCAGTTTGTGGAGGACAAAATCATCGACGAGCGCCGGAAGGAGTTTATGTTTGTGAGTTGTATCGATTACATCCGCCAGGTCAAGACGGGCCACTTTGCCGAGCACTCGAATCAGCTGTGGAGCATCAGCGCGGTGCCGTCGTGGAGTAAAATCTGCACCGGGTTGATTAAAATGTACCAGAAGGAGGTGCTGTCCAAGTTTCCCGTCATTCAGCACGTGTTCTTCGGGTCGATTCTCACGTTGGAGTTTGTTAAACCGGGAACGGCGCTGCCCAATCCGCGACTCGGGATGATTCCGAGAGCGCCGATGGCGGCACCGCCAGCTCCACCCAAGTTTGCACCGGAAGAACCAAAGTGA
- the LOC6051457 gene encoding serine/threonine-protein phosphatase 2A activator isoform X1 → MASAAEGPKKYAFRVPEKQVKTVMDMVRWEKSEAYYDLLGFISSMCVALQGTRQTQQVELSPVLQKVSDALKRFEQLAIETPPVDQPARFGNQAYRTWFQKMQDESLALIEGALPEGLKDAAPEVNVYLVESFGNATRIDYGTGHEMSFVMFLMCLFKIGAIERKEEVAVGLRIFNQYLNFVRKLQVTYRMEPAGSHGVWSLDDFQFVPFIWGSAQLAVNSPIEPAQFVEDKIIDERRKEFMFVSCIDYIRQVKTGHFAEHSNQLWSISAVPSWSKICTGLIKMYQKEVLSKFPVIQHVFFGSILTLEFVKPGTALPNPRLGMIPRAPMAAPPAPPKFAPEEPK, encoded by the exons ATGGCTTCAGCAG CAGAGGGCCCCAAAAAGTACGCGTTCCGAGTTCCGGAGAAGCAAGTCAAAACCGTAATGGACATGGTCCGTTGGGAGAAATCGGAAGCTTACTACGATCTGCTCGGATTCATCAGTAGCATGTGCGTGGCCCTGCAGGGCACCCGACAGACCCAACAGGTGGAACTCAGTCCGGTGCTGCAAAAGGTGAGCGACGCGCTCAAACGGTTCGAGCAGCTCGCCATCGAAACTCCGCCGGTGGATCAACCGGCCCGGTTCGGCAACCAGGCGTACCGGACGTGGTTCCAGAAGATGCAGGACGAGAGCTTGGCGTTGATCGAGGGAGCTTTGCCTGAAGGACTGAAAGATGCCGCACCGGAGGTTAATGTTTACTTGGTGGAATCGTTTGGCAATGCAACCAGGATTGATTATGGAACCGGTCACGAGATGTCCTTTGTGATGTTTCTGATGTGTCTGTTCAAGATCGGTGCCATCGAGCGGAAGGAGGAAGTGGCCGTGGGATTGCGAATCTTCAATCAGTATTTGAATTTTGTCCGGAAGCTGCAGGTCACGTACCGGATGGAACCGGCGGGGAGTCACGGCGTGTGGAGTTTGGACGATTTTCAGTTTGTTCCGTTCATTTGGGGCAGTGCCCAGCTGGCGGTCAACAGTCCGATCGAGCCGGCCCAGTTTGTGGAGGACAAAATCATCGACGAGCGCCGGAAGGAGTTTATGTTTGTGAGTTGTATCGATTACATCCGCCAGGTCAAGACGGGCCACTTTGCCGAGCACTCGAATCAGCTGTGGAGCATCAGCGCGGTGCCGTCGTGGAGTAAAATCTGCACCGGGTTGATTAAAATGTACCAGAAGGAGGTGCTGTCCAAGTTTCCCGTCATTCAGCACGTGTTCTTCGGGTCGATTCTCACGTTGGAGTTTGTTAAACCGGGAACGGCGCTGCCCAATCCGCGACTCGGGATGATTCCGAGAGCGCCGATGGCGGCACCGCCAGCTCCACCCAAGTTTGCACCGGAAGAACCAAAGTGA
- the LOC6054416 gene encoding CD109 antigen encodes MKCIAKQVLFIVLTLDFYALGSFIALVPTTIWDQSTVRVGLANVGSGGFERFDVTLERSIKSDNRKDLKSSVSVAPNEVKTAPFKIQKLEKGAFKINLQQLEGKKVSRTTNLQIIKKPAVIQIQTDKPIYKPGDTIKFRILVLNQELKPVTKLKSVNVKLTDSKRNLIREWTYGKLDNGVFQSQLELANFVPLGSWNLKVTANDGEVKQKSINVSEYVLPKHKISIKSPKIVTYKDQHLELIVEAMYTFGKPIKGKLTLTTKHLVINTNIDGRSKTGVELDKVLRGRPNTDVTWLDVDAVLQEAGSDHQFRTSESIPIYKSHHKITLRKSSDYLLDDVPYKCWLILTDPFGIPLENPGILKIKATRMIRFWVDKKYEIKKTPDRYGVVDLEFETSSSTEGLEVEVSYNGEITKFLVNAHSDDQRSFFQATSLTERPKLSQPAQILVVSSFKMSFLAYYVIARGEIVSSGVVQVKASRSATFTVTPNAVMTSSSVTIFTINNGDLMQSIVHLKVNDLNNFVNVTLSKNITAPREKLTLNIQSKPGSMIGLLAVDESVLLMGEGNDITKRSLSEDLQSSKDSDDLEDLGFIVVTDARVKVNLVSSRFGVLDGEIDPDFHRKELPESWLWTDMAAVNPSGQLEISAIVPDTITGWSISAIAISPEHGLGLLDHPVSLATLKPFFITVNLAYSILKTEVAVVEVFLYNYLKKTIDVSVELAADTVDFTVVDERNQIVQDRIKKTSIGADSVKKQTFLLKPNRSGNLPLTVSAKSATERDAVQKILRVRSGGIQYYRNEARFIEVDGSTQNFNDIRLVIPRPATPGTENITFSVEGILLGAALTNLDKLIRLPTGCGEQTMLNLVPSVLALEYMTGTGTLPDATKSQALDLLQKGYQNMLKYKLRDGSFSVFGQSDGRGSVFLTAFVAKTFRLAGKHITVDSGVVKTAYDWLAKQQEASGRFAELGKIWHQGIQGGLTAGVPLTAYTLVAFLEHKNLVQQYKPVIDKGVAFLASKINELKKPYELALVSYALQLADHPQKGFALDKLLLEGHRSDTNSSTRWWDDGATSIETTAYALLTFMNRAMYVDVKSIMKWLVSQRYDKGGYGNTQNTFVGLQALADYSRKLSPSQNNYEIVISSPSGQRQTLSVNPQSSLISQRLTLTSRTRKVNVAITGTGTGVFQVAYQFNAPPPDAEPRFEIVKTQQDTDTAVNLNICARYKPKKPDEVTNMVLMEVLFPSGYVVADETLNRLKSNKLVRKIETKRDETRLVLYFDSLPTENATCVDVSGLRKAIVLGRIAGLIKVYDYYEPAREAMQYFLGKEMEADREL; translated from the exons ATGAAGTGTATTGCAAAGCAAGTGTTGTTTATTGTGCTAACTTTAGATTTCTATGCATTAGG GAGTTTCATTGCCCTGGTTCCAACTACCATTTGGGATCAATCAACGGTTCGCGTTGGACTTGCCAACGTCGGTTCCGGTGGCTTCGAACGATTTGACGTCACTTTGGAGCGATCGATCAAGTCTGATAACAGGAAAGATCTCAAAAGCAGCGTTTCCGTTGCACCGAACGAGGTCAAAACCGCTCCTTTTAAG ATACAGAAATTAGAAAAAGGAGCTTTTAAGATAAACCTTCAACAATTAGAAGGGAAAAAAGTTTCAAGAACCACAAATCTTCAGATCATAAAAAAACCAGCCGTAATTCAGATTCAAACGGACAAGCCGATCTACAAACCGGGAGACACGATCAAGTTTCGGATATTGGTCTTAAATCAAGAGTTGAAACCGGTGACAAAGCTCAAGAGTGTAAACGTGAAACTTACCGACAGCAAACGGAATCTCATCAGGGAATGGACCTACGGAAAGCTTGATAATGGAGTGTTTCAGTCTCAGTTGGAGTTGGCAAATTTTGTACCGCTGGGTTCGTGGAATCTGAAGGTCACTGCAAATGATGGTGAAGTGAAGCAGAAGTCCATAAATGTTTCTGAGTATGTTTTGccgaaacacaaaatttcaatcaaaagtcCTAAGATCGTCACTTACAAAGATCAACACTTGGAGTTGATCGTAGAGGCAATGTACACCTTTGGCAAGCCAATCAAAGGTAAGCTTACTCTGACAACAAAGCACTTGGTGATCAACACCAACATCGACGGTCGCTCCAAGACCGGTGTAGAACTGGACAAGGTTCTTCGTGGTCGTCCAAACACCGATGTAACATGGCTTGACGTAGACGCCGTACTCCAGGAAGCTGGATCAGATCACCAGTTCCGGACGAGCGAAAGCATTCCGATCTACAAAAGCCATCACAAGATCACCCTAAGGAAGTCATCTGATTACCTACTTGACGATGTCCCCTACAAATGCTGGCTCATTCTAACCGATCCCTTCGGAATACCGCTGGAGAATCCAGGCATCCTTAAAATCAAGGCAACTCGTATGATCCGCTTCTGGGTTGACAAAAAGTACGAGATCAAGAAGACTCCCGATCGCTACGGTGTTGTGGACCTTGAGTTCGAGACTTCGTCGAGCACCGAAGGGCTCGAGGTGGAAGTTTCGTACAATGGAGAAATTACAAAGTTTTTGGTCAATGCACACAGCGATGATCAGCGCTCGTTCTTCCAAGCAACGTCCCTCACCGAACGTCCAAAGCTCAGTCAACCCGCCCAGATCTTGGTGGTTAGCTCGTTCAAGATGTCCTTCTTGGCGTACTACGTGATCGCAAGGGGAGAGATCGTATCCAGCGGGGTAGTTCAGGTGAAAGCAAGTCGAAGCGCTACCTTCACCGTTACGCCTAATGCAGTGATGACCTCTTCAAGTGTGACAATCTTCACGATCAACAATGGCGATCTTATGCAGAGCATCGTGCATCTCAAAGTAAATGATCTGAACAACTTC GTCAACGTAACCCTCTCCAAAAATATAACAGCACCTCGCGAAAAACTGACCTTGAACATCCAATCCAAACCAGGATCAATGATCGGACTTTTGGCGGTGGACGAAAGCGTTCTTCTGATGGGTGAGGGTAACGACATCACCAAGCGATCCCTGAGTGAAGATCTACAATCGAGCAAGGATAGTGATGATCTTGAGGATCTTGGCTTCATTGTAGTTACTGATGCTCGCGTGAAGGTGAATCTTGTTTCCTCCCGATTTGGTGTGCTGGATGGGGAGATTGACCCGGATTTTCACCGGAAAGAGTTACCCGAGAGCTGGCTGTGGACCGATATGGCCGCGGTGAA CCCCTCTGGACAGCTGGAGATCAGCGCGATCGTCCCGGACACGATCACCGGCTGGTCGATCAGTGCGATTGCAATAAGCCCCGAACACGGTCTTGGTCTTTTAGACCATCCAGTTTCGTTAGCGACTTTGAAGCCTTTCTTCATCACCGTCAACTTAGCTTACTCGATCCTGAAAACGGAGGTCGCCGTTGTTGAGGTGTTCCTGTACAACTACTTAAAGAAAACGATTGACGTTTCGGTAGAATTAGCTGCTGATACCGTTGACTTCACGGTTGTAGACGAGCGGAACCAAATCGTTCAAGATCGAATAAAGAAAACATCCATAGGCGCTGACTCCGTGAAGAAGCAAACGTTCCTGCTAAAACCAAACAGATCCGGAAACCTCCCTTTGACCGTTTCTGCAAAATCCGCCACCGAACGAGACGCCGTTCAGAAGATCCTCCGGGTGCGATCGGGAGGTATTCAGTACTACCGCAACGAGGCACGCTTCATCGAGGTCGACGGATCGACGCAAAACTTCAACGACATCCGGTTGGTGATCCCACGGCCGGCAACCCCTGGAACTGAAAACATAACCTTCTCGGTCGAGGGAATCCTGCTGGGCGCTGCCCTAACCAATCTCGACAAGCTGATCCGTCTGCCGACGGGTTGTGGCGAGCAGACCATGCTGAACCTGGTGCCCAGCGTGCTGGCTCTGGAGTACATGACCGGAACGGGTACGCTACCGGATGCTACTAAATCTCAAGCGTTGGATCTACTCCAGAAGGGCTACCAAAACATGCTCAAGTACAAGCTACGCGACGGATCGTTCAGCGTCTTTGGGCAGAGCGACGGCCGTGGAAGTGTGTTCTTGACGGCGTTCGTAGCGAAGACGTTCCGTTTGGCAGGCAAGCACATTACGGTCGATTCCGGGGTTGTCAAGACTGCGTACGACTGGTTAGCCAAGCAGCAGGAGGCTTCCGGTAGATTCGCTGAGTTGGGCAAGATCTGGCACCAAGGGATTCAAGGTGGGCTGACTGCAGGAGTTCCGTTGACGGCGTACACGTTGGTAGCGTTTCTGGAACACAAGAATCTTGTACAGCAGTACAAACCAGTGATCGACAAGGGAGTGGCATTCCTTGCAAGCAAGATCAACGAACTAAAGAAGCCCTACGAGTTGGCACTGGTGTCGTACGCGCTTCAACTAGCAGATCATCCCCAGAAAGGGTTTGCGCTGGACAAACTACTCTTGGAAGGACACAGAAGTGATACAAACTCGTCTACGCGCTGGTGGGATGACGGAGCAACCAGCATCGAAACAACGGCGTACGCCCTGCTGACTTTCATGAACAGGGCAATGTACGTCGATGTCAAATCCATCATGAAGTGGCTCGTTTCTCAACGCTACGACAAGGGAGGTTACGGCAACACCCAGAATACCTTCGTCGGACTACAAGCCCTTGCAGATTACTCCAGAAAGTTGTCACCCTCGCAGAACAACTACGAAATCGTAATCTCCTCCCCATCCGGACAACGGCAAACCCTTTCCGTTAACCCGCAGTCTTCACTGATCAGTCAACGACTAACCCTAACGTCCAGGACACGGAAGGTCAACGTCGCGATCACCGGAACGGGGACGGGAGTGTTCCAAGTGGCTTACCAGTTCAACGCACCACCTCCCGACGCGGAACCAAGGTTCGAGATTGTCAAGACACAGCAGGATACGGACACGGCcgtcaatctaaacatttgtgCCCGATACAAGCCGAAGAAGCCGGACGAGGTGACCAACATGGTCCTGATGGAGGTGCTCTTCCCAAGCGGGTACGTTGTAGCGGACGAGACGCTGAACCGCTTGAAGAGCAACAAGCTTGTTAGG AAAATCGAAACCAAACGGGACGAGACTCGACTGGTGCTGTACTTTGACTCGCTACCGACGGAGAATGCGACCTGCGTGGACGTTTCCGGACTGCGAAAGGCGATCGTGCTAGGGAGGATTGCCGGGTTGATCAAGGTGTACGATTACTATGAACCTG CACGAGAAGCAATGCAGTATTTCTTGGGGAAAGAAATGGAAGCTGATCGAGAACTTTGA